In Sagittula stellata E-37, the following are encoded in one genomic region:
- a CDS encoding DctP family TRAP transporter solute-binding subunit gives MKLKTLVAMALCATAFTTPALAAEYGKHTFKISSGAAKDHPIATGIEAMSTCMEEGSDGKMKLRGFYSGQLGDDADATQATRSGSIEMVVTGSAAIAGIEPALGVFTLPFMFENDAEVDAIMTGPFFDYVAEKMPQHDLVMLSMWENGFRNATNSKHPIKAVSDFEGLNFRVMQNPIFLDTFRRLGANPVPMAFGEVFTALETGAVDGQENPLPLIEATKFYEVQKYLTLTRHAYSPNPVLVNKGVWDSLNGDEQALIRSCAESARDAQIERSRAAVGESAEKLTSEGMEISEMPADEMAKLRELVAPVYETSMDSVGKENFDRLTEELAKIRN, from the coding sequence ATGAAACTGAAGACCCTTGTGGCCATGGCGCTCTGCGCCACCGCGTTCACGACACCGGCGCTCGCCGCCGAGTATGGCAAGCACACGTTCAAGATTTCGAGCGGCGCGGCCAAGGATCACCCGATCGCCACCGGCATCGAGGCCATGTCGACCTGCATGGAAGAAGGTTCGGACGGCAAGATGAAGCTTCGCGGCTTCTACTCCGGCCAGCTTGGCGACGATGCCGATGCGACGCAGGCGACCCGTTCGGGTTCGATCGAGATGGTCGTGACCGGTTCCGCCGCAATCGCGGGCATCGAACCGGCGCTTGGCGTGTTCACCCTGCCCTTCATGTTCGAGAACGACGCCGAGGTCGACGCGATCATGACCGGCCCGTTTTTCGACTACGTGGCAGAGAAGATGCCGCAGCATGACCTTGTGATGCTGTCCATGTGGGAAAACGGTTTCCGCAACGCCACCAACTCCAAGCACCCGATCAAGGCCGTGTCGGACTTCGAAGGTCTGAACTTCCGCGTGATGCAGAACCCGATCTTCCTCGACACCTTCCGCCGTCTGGGCGCGAACCCGGTGCCGATGGCGTTCGGCGAGGTGTTCACCGCGCTCGAAACCGGCGCCGTGGACGGGCAGGAAAACCCGCTGCCGCTGATCGAGGCGACGAAGTTCTACGAGGTGCAGAAGTACCTGACCCTGACGCGCCACGCTTATTCGCCGAACCCGGTTCTCGTGAACAAGGGGGTCTGGGACAGCCTGAACGGCGACGAACAGGCGCTGATCCGCTCCTGTGCGGAAAGCGCCCGCGACGCACAGATCGAACGGTCGCGCGCTGCGGTGGGTGAATCCGCCGAAAAGCTGACCTCCGAAGGCATGGAAATCTCCGAGATGCCCGCCGACGAGATGGCGAAACTGCGCGAACTGGTGGCTCCGGTCTACGAGACCTCGATGGACTCGGTCGGCAAAGAGAATTTCGACCGGCTGACCGAAGAGCTGGCCAAGATTCGCAACTAA
- a CDS encoding TRAP transporter large permease — translation MTLVLFIVTLGVTLCIGVPVAFALLICAAVMGFQMDLFDPQVVSQRMVVGANNFSLLAIPFFLLAGELMNAGGMSKRIIGFAMAFVGHVRGGLGVVAIFAAIILASLSGSAAADSAALIAIMLPMMKESGHDEARSVGLMASGGVIAPIIPPSIAYIVFAVATNLSITQLFMAGIVPGIMMGVGAIIAWLIVARRDNVAPQPRQGWGVRLRETRHALWSLGMPVIILGGIRFGVVTPTEAAVIAAVYAIFVGMVVHRELKVNQLFRVFRDAALTTAVVMMLAAAALATAWFITLADLSGIVLDLVGPLVDSPTLLLIVIMALVLMIGTMLDMGPTILILAPVLLPVVEEAGIDPIYFGVLFVINCAIGLVTPPVGIVLSVSAGVSGVPLHKVAKGAAPFLFAQIVVLALLVIFPQLVLGPLNWLR, via the coding sequence ATGACCCTGGTCCTGTTCATTGTCACTTTGGGCGTCACGCTCTGCATCGGCGTTCCGGTCGCCTTCGCGCTGCTGATCTGCGCTGCCGTGATGGGCTTCCAGATGGACCTCTTCGACCCGCAAGTCGTGTCGCAGCGCATGGTCGTGGGCGCGAACAACTTCTCGCTTCTGGCGATCCCGTTCTTCCTGCTTGCCGGAGAGTTGATGAACGCGGGCGGCATGTCCAAGCGGATCATCGGTTTTGCCATGGCTTTCGTCGGGCACGTGCGCGGCGGGCTGGGCGTGGTGGCGATCTTCGCCGCGATCATCCTGGCGTCTTTGTCGGGCTCCGCTGCCGCCGACAGCGCCGCGCTGATCGCGATCATGCTGCCGATGATGAAGGAATCCGGCCATGACGAGGCACGCTCGGTAGGTCTCATGGCCTCGGGCGGCGTCATTGCCCCGATCATCCCGCCCTCCATCGCCTACATCGTCTTTGCCGTGGCGACCAACCTGTCGATCACGCAGCTGTTCATGGCGGGTATCGTGCCCGGGATCATGATGGGCGTGGGCGCCATCATTGCCTGGCTCATCGTGGCGCGGCGCGACAACGTGGCGCCGCAGCCGCGTCAGGGCTGGGGCGTCCGGCTGCGCGAGACGCGCCATGCGCTCTGGTCGCTGGGGATGCCGGTGATCATTCTCGGCGGCATCCGCTTCGGCGTGGTCACCCCGACCGAGGCCGCCGTGATCGCCGCCGTCTACGCCATCTTCGTCGGGATGGTCGTTCACCGCGAACTGAAGGTGAACCAGTTGTTCCGGGTCTTCCGCGACGCCGCGCTGACCACGGCGGTGGTGATGATGCTGGCGGCGGCGGCCCTGGCGACGGCCTGGTTCATCACTCTGGCGGACCTGTCGGGCATCGTGCTCGACCTTGTCGGCCCGTTGGTGGATAGCCCGACGCTGCTGCTGATCGTGATCATGGCGCTGGTGCTGATGATCGGAACGATGCTGGACATGGGTCCGACGATCCTGATCCTTGCCCCCGTGCTGCTGCCGGTGGTGGAGGAAGCGGGGATCGATCCGATCTACTTCGGCGTGCTCTTTGTCATCAACTGCGCCATCGGCCTCGTGACGCCGCCCGTGGGCATCGTGCTCAGCGTTTCGGCGGGCGTGTCGGGCGTGCCTTTGCACAAGGTCGCCAAGGGGGCGGCGCCATTCCTGTTCGCGCAGATCGTCGTGCTCGCCCTGCTGGTGATCTTCCCGCAACTCGTTCTCGGACCGCTGAACTGGCTGCGCTGA
- a CDS encoding TRAP transporter small permease, whose amino-acid sequence MKLIDGFFKALEVLLVLLLAGMTIMVFANVVLRYGFGSGIDISEELSRFFFVWLIFLGAIVAMRHNMHMGFDLVVTTVNTPMRRLLLTLANGLVLAVCIMILVGTLQQFHVNATNIAPVTRMSMIWVFGVLIPMSALIGLMAGLRMLGYATGRLTDLPQSSREVTE is encoded by the coding sequence GTGAAACTGATCGACGGATTCTTCAAGGCGTTGGAAGTGCTGCTGGTGCTGCTGCTGGCGGGCATGACGATCATGGTCTTTGCCAACGTCGTCCTGCGCTATGGCTTCGGCTCCGGCATCGACATCAGCGAGGAGCTGTCGCGCTTCTTCTTCGTCTGGCTGATCTTCCTCGGCGCCATCGTGGCGATGCGCCACAACATGCACATGGGCTTTGACCTGGTGGTGACGACCGTGAACACTCCGATGCGTCGCCTGCTCCTGACGCTGGCGAACGGGCTGGTCCTTGCGGTCTGCATCATGATCCTCGTCGGCACATTGCAGCAGTTCCATGTCAACGCCACCAACATCGCGCCCGTCACGCGCATGTCGATGATCTGGGTCTTCGGCGTACTGATCCCGATGTCTGCGCTGATCGGGCTGATGGCCGGGCTGCGGATGCTCGGATACGCCACCGGCCGCCTGACGGATCTGCCGCAATCGAGCCGTGAGGTGACAGAATGA
- a CDS encoding SDR family NAD(P)-dependent oxidoreductase: MNATVLITGAGSGIGLAVARRVVARGARAILWDISGAALTAAQAELGAAVETSVVDVSDAAAIAGAPLDGVTHLVNNAGILGQRMEWGALDAEHLQGIFDVNVVGLMMVTQAFLKARVSHPQSGIVNLSSIAGENGGAPGFAAYGASKAAIMALTRAMARDFAPDLRVNALAPGIIDTPIQDAVMTAPDARAQAAEGIPLGRLGAADEVAGTAEWLLFDAPYVTGETIRVAGGRR, translated from the coding sequence ATGAACGCGACGGTTCTCATAACCGGGGCCGGCTCCGGCATCGGGCTTGCCGTGGCGCGGCGGGTCGTGGCGCGCGGCGCACGGGCGATCCTGTGGGACATTTCCGGCGCGGCCCTGACGGCGGCGCAGGCAGAGCTCGGCGCAGCCGTCGAGACCTCGGTGGTCGATGTCTCGGACGCGGCCGCCATCGCGGGGGCCCCGCTGGACGGGGTCACGCACCTGGTGAACAACGCCGGCATCCTCGGGCAGCGCATGGAGTGGGGCGCGCTCGACGCGGAGCACCTGCAAGGGATCTTCGACGTGAACGTGGTCGGATTGATGATGGTGACCCAGGCCTTCCTGAAGGCGCGTGTTTCGCATCCGCAGTCGGGCATCGTGAACCTCTCTTCCATCGCGGGAGAGAATGGCGGCGCCCCGGGGTTTGCAGCCTACGGAGCGTCGAAGGCTGCGATCATGGCGTTGACGCGGGCGATGGCGCGGGACTTTGCGCCCGATCTGAGGGTCAACGCGCTGGCCCCGGGCATCATCGACACGCCGATCCAGGATGCAGTCATGACGGCGCCGGATGCCCGCGCTCAGGCGGCAGAGGGCATCCCGCTGGGTCGGCTTGGCGCCGCGGACGAAGTGGCGGGCACCGCCGAATGGCTGCTGTTCGATGCGCCCTATGTGACAGGCGAAACCATCAGGGTTGCGGGAGGACGGCGGTGA
- a CDS encoding isocitrate lyase/PEP mutase family protein, which yields MTRENMLRTRLDKGLFTVAPGAPDALTARLVQGQGFDAVYMTGLGATAVRLGKPDLGLMTQTEMADHARAMVRAVDIPVIADADTGYGGALNVARTVEEYMQGGVAALHIEDQLSPKRCGQLSGVRLVAAEEGAHRLKAAVEARGTGDILIIGRTDALQPLGIDEAVARAARYQDAGTDLVFVDGVKTRAEVEAIARRVEGPKVLSLVDGTDAASLSVEDVQGMGFSIVMYAVTTLFTAAQASATALSRLKSTGLAGGGDALTYAEFCDVVDLAAHQAFAHRHGE from the coding sequence ATGACCCGCGAGAATATGTTGCGGACAAGGCTGGACAAAGGCCTGTTCACAGTGGCGCCAGGCGCGCCGGATGCCCTCACGGCACGTTTGGTGCAGGGGCAGGGATTCGACGCGGTCTACATGACGGGACTTGGCGCGACGGCGGTCCGGCTGGGCAAGCCCGACCTCGGCCTGATGACCCAGACGGAAATGGCAGATCATGCCCGCGCCATGGTGCGCGCGGTGGATATCCCCGTCATCGCGGATGCCGACACCGGCTATGGCGGCGCGCTGAACGTGGCCCGCACCGTAGAGGAATACATGCAGGGTGGCGTCGCCGCTCTGCATATCGAGGATCAGCTTTCCCCCAAGCGCTGCGGCCAGTTGTCAGGCGTCAGGCTCGTGGCTGCCGAAGAAGGCGCGCACCGCCTGAAAGCCGCCGTCGAGGCGCGCGGCACGGGCGATATCCTCATCATCGGGCGCACCGACGCGCTGCAGCCTCTGGGTATCGACGAGGCGGTGGCACGCGCGGCCCGGTATCAGGATGCGGGCACGGACCTTGTGTTTGTCGACGGGGTGAAGACCCGCGCCGAGGTCGAGGCGATTGCCCGCCGCGTCGAAGGACCGAAAGTGCTGAGCCTGGTCGATGGCACGGATGCCGCGTCGCTGTCGGTCGAGGACGTGCAGGGCATGGGCTTTTCCATCGTGATGTATGCCGTCACGACGCTGTTCACGGCGGCGCAGGCCAGCGCAACCGCGCTGTCACGGCTCAAGAGCACCGGCCTTGCAGGCGGCGGCGACGCGCTGACCTACGCGGAATTCTGCGATGTCGTCGATCTTGCGGCTCATCAGGCCTTTGCCCACCGGCACGGCGAATGA
- a CDS encoding class I SAM-dependent methyltransferase, with product MNIHPHGNRDIRDEIRDYWSDRAPTFDDEPGHRIEDGAEMAAWETLFRRHLGPANGRRLLDLACGTGEVSRLCRGLGFDVTGLDWAEPMLERARQKLPDVTFLQADAERTMLPSESVDVIVTRHLVWTLVDPEAAFAEWHRVLAPGGTLLLVDGDFVRKGLLARWLLRGRAVDHGRMDRHREILQRVHFSQGARADAVSKLLATAGFTDLRTDTRLGPVHRAQRAALGWRKSLLRRSEHRYLIRASKPEGD from the coding sequence ATGAACATCCATCCCCATGGCAATCGCGACATACGCGACGAGATCCGCGACTACTGGTCCGACCGTGCTCCGACCTTCGACGACGAGCCGGGCCACAGAATCGAGGACGGCGCCGAGATGGCCGCCTGGGAGACGCTGTTTCGCAGGCATCTCGGCCCGGCGAATGGTCGGCGGCTTCTGGATCTGGCCTGTGGAACGGGGGAGGTTTCCCGCCTGTGCAGGGGTCTTGGGTTCGACGTGACGGGGCTCGACTGGGCCGAACCGATGCTGGAACGGGCGCGGCAAAAACTGCCGGACGTGACCTTCCTGCAGGCGGATGCCGAACGGACCATGTTGCCGTCCGAGAGTGTGGACGTGATCGTCACCCGGCACCTCGTCTGGACCCTTGTGGATCCAGAGGCAGCGTTTGCCGAATGGCACCGGGTGCTTGCGCCGGGGGGCACACTGTTGCTGGTGGACGGTGATTTCGTCCGCAAGGGGCTGCTTGCCCGCTGGCTCTTGCGCGGCAGGGCGGTCGATCATGGGCGCATGGATCGCCACCGCGAGATCCTTCAACGCGTGCATTTTTCGCAAGGCGCCCGGGCGGACGCGGTATCCAAGCTGCTGGCCACGGCTGGTTTCACGGATCTGCGGACGGACACGCGGCTGGGCCCGGTCCATCGCGCCCAAAGGGCGGCATTGGGCTGGCGCAAGTCGTTGCTGCGACGGTCCGAGCATCGCTACCTGATCCGGGCATCCAAACCCGAAGGCGACTGA